A genomic window from Cucumis melo cultivar AY chromosome 8, USDA_Cmelo_AY_1.0, whole genome shotgun sequence includes:
- the LOC103484364 gene encoding glucan endo-1,3-beta-glucosidase 11-like isoform X1 — MIHFFLLFSLTFSGVESLGINYGQVGDNLPPPDKVLELLTSLKISKVRIYDTNPQILATFANSKTELIVTIENEMLSQLMDPQQALEWVATHIKPYFPASRITGIAVGNEIFTGNDTVLMSNLVPAMINIHSALAQLGLGSYIHVSTPTSLAVLENSFPPSAGSFKTQFSTYISQFLQFLSSTKAPFWINAYPYFAYKDNPNKISLDYALLNPMSYMVDPSTKLNYDNMLYAQVDAVIFAMARLGFDGIEVRVSETGWPSKGDYDEIGATAENAAIYNRNLLRRQLANEGTPLRPNMRLEVYLFALFNEDMKPGPTSERNYGLYQPDGTMAYNVGLSALLSSSSSTSSSASISLSSSATKTISMEYKSLAYWMFAYLVISLEIILTRRPLHLED, encoded by the exons AtgatccatttttttcttttattttctctcaCATTTTCAG GAGTTGAATCTCTAGGCATTAATTATGGGCAAGTTGGTGATAATTTGCCACCACCTGATAAAGTTCTTGAGTTATTAACATCTCTCAAGATCTCAAAAGTAAGAATTTATGATACAAATCCTCAAATATTGGCCACATTTGCCAACTCGAAGACAGAGCTTATAGTAACCATCGAAAACGAGATGCTAAGTCAACTGATGGACCCTCAACAAGCACTCGAGTGGGTTGCAACCCACATCAAACCCTACTTTCCAGCCTCTCGCATCACTGGAATTGCTGTCGGGAACGAGATATTCACTGGAAACGACACGGTGTTAATGTCGAACCTCGTCCCGGCAATGATCAACATTCATAGTGCTTTGGCTCAATTAGGATTAGGGTCATACATTCATGTCTCAACTCCAACATCCTTAGCCGTTCTTGAGAATTCTTTCCCTCCATCAGCTGGTAGCTTCAAAACCCAATTCTCGACTTACATTTCACAATTTTTACAATTCTTATCAAGCACAAAGGCACCATTTTGGATAAATGCATATCCATATTTTGCATACAAAGATAACCCTAATAAAATATCTTTGGATTATGCACTTTTAAATCCCATGTCATATATGGTTGATCCTTccactaaattaaattatgataatatgttGTATGCACAAGTAGATGCTGTGATATTTGCAATGGCAAGATTAGGGTTTGATGGAATTGAAGTTAGGGTTTCAGAAACAGGATGGCCTTCAAAAGGAGATTATGATGAAATTGGAGCAACAGCTGAAAATGCAGCAATTTATAATAGAAACTTGTTGAGAAGACAATTGGCTAATGAAGGAACTCCATTAAGGCCAAATATGAGACTTGAAGTTTACCTTTTCGCCCTTTTTAACGAAGATATGAAGCCTGGACCAACCTCTGAAAGAAATTATGGTCTTTATCAACCTGATGGAACTATGGCTTATAATGTTGGCCTTTCTGCTTTGTTgagttcttcttcttcaacttcttcttctgcttctatCTCCTTGTCTTCTTCTGCCACTAAG ACAATATCAATGGAATATAAAAGCTTAGCGTATTGGATGTTCGCGTATTTGGTGATTAGCTTGGAGATTATTCTGACAAGAAGACCACTTCATTTAGaagattaa
- the LOC103484364 gene encoding glucan endo-1,3-beta-glucosidase 11-like isoform X2, translating to MIHFFLLFSLTFSGVESLGINYGQVGDNLPPPDKVLELLTSLKISKVRIYDTNPQILATFANSKTELIVTIENEMLSQLMDPQQALEWVATHIKPYFPASRITGIAVGNEIFTGNDTVLMSNLVPAMINIHSALAQLGLGSYIHVSTPTSLAVLENSFPPSAETGWPSKGDYDEIGATAENAAIYNRNLLRRQLANEGTPLRPNMRLEVYLFALFNEDMKPGPTSERNYGLYQPDGTMAYNVGLSALLSSSSSTSSSASISLSSSATKTISMEYKSLAYWMFAYLVISLEIILTRRPLHLED from the exons AtgatccatttttttcttttattttctctcaCATTTTCAG GAGTTGAATCTCTAGGCATTAATTATGGGCAAGTTGGTGATAATTTGCCACCACCTGATAAAGTTCTTGAGTTATTAACATCTCTCAAGATCTCAAAAGTAAGAATTTATGATACAAATCCTCAAATATTGGCCACATTTGCCAACTCGAAGACAGAGCTTATAGTAACCATCGAAAACGAGATGCTAAGTCAACTGATGGACCCTCAACAAGCACTCGAGTGGGTTGCAACCCACATCAAACCCTACTTTCCAGCCTCTCGCATCACTGGAATTGCTGTCGGGAACGAGATATTCACTGGAAACGACACGGTGTTAATGTCGAACCTCGTCCCGGCAATGATCAACATTCATAGTGCTTTGGCTCAATTAGGATTAGGGTCATACATTCATGTCTCAACTCCAACATCCTTAGCCGTTCTTGAGAATTCTTTCCCTCCATCAGCTG AAACAGGATGGCCTTCAAAAGGAGATTATGATGAAATTGGAGCAACAGCTGAAAATGCAGCAATTTATAATAGAAACTTGTTGAGAAGACAATTGGCTAATGAAGGAACTCCATTAAGGCCAAATATGAGACTTGAAGTTTACCTTTTCGCCCTTTTTAACGAAGATATGAAGCCTGGACCAACCTCTGAAAGAAATTATGGTCTTTATCAACCTGATGGAACTATGGCTTATAATGTTGGCCTTTCTGCTTTGTTgagttcttcttcttcaacttcttcttctgcttctatCTCCTTGTCTTCTTCTGCCACTAAG ACAATATCAATGGAATATAAAAGCTTAGCGTATTGGATGTTCGCGTATTTGGTGATTAGCTTGGAGATTATTCTGACAAGAAGACCACTTCATTTAGaagattaa